Within the Thermovirga sp. genome, the region CAGACCATACCGGTTCCGCAGCTGGAGTGGTGGCGGGCTGTGAGCGTGGCGCTGGGTTCGTGGATGCTGTTCTTCCTTCTCGAAAGGGGCAGGGGGGTCGGGAATCTATCCCGCGTCGTGATGGTCGAGATGGCCCTGGCGGGCGCCCTGGGTCTCACGGTGGGCAACCTCTTCATGACCTACGCCTTCGGGTTAGCCCCCGTTGACGTCATCGTCTGCATTGTTTCCATCAGGCCCTTCCTGGCGGCCCTCTTCGCTACGCTCTTCCTCGGCGAAAAACTCACCCCCCGCCTGGCTGGCGGGATCATCCTCGTTTTCATCGGCGTCATGACCATCACGCTTTAACCTATGAAGCCTGGCCATCTCCGGTTCCTCTCCGAGGTCGCCCGGCCTGTAAAATCTCATCGGCCGCTCCATGTACTTCTGAGCCACCCAGTGCTCCGGAAATTCGTGGGGGTAGGCGTACCCCTTTCCGCCGGGCCTGAGGTGGAGGGGCACTTCCTGGAGTTCACCACCCTCTATGGCTGAAAGG harbors:
- a CDS encoding DMT family transporter, with the translated sequence GDPKRKRQVLGGLVASFLAMSCWTFGMLTNKVLMQTIPVPQLEWWRAVSVALGSWMLFFLLERGRGVGNLSRVVMVEMALAGALGLTVGNLFMTYAFGLAPVDVIVCIVSIRPFLAALFATLFLGEKLTPRLAGGIILVFIGVMTITL